TTTCCACAGAGTCACTAAATTTATTGTCTTTGAGAGGAATTGACATTCAATATCTCTAGATGTTCAGGTAAATTAATTAGACTATCTTCTTTATATGCGATTAAAGTTTCTTGTCCAACAGCCTCAGCGATTGCATCGCACAGCAGATTAGCCAACAAATAAATAGATTTAGGAGAATAATTATTTGCTGGAATTGAAAAGTTAATTAAGTCTGGATTGTTATTGCTATTAACTATCCCAACTACTGGGATATTCATTTTTTGTGCTTCAAGAATAGGAATCAAGTCATTAATAGGATTGAAAACTATCAAAACATTGGGCAACTTAGTTAAGCCCTTAATTCCATCGTAGTTTTTTTCAATTTTTAATTTTTTCTTCTTTAATTGAATAATTTCCTTTTTAGTTAGTTGTTGATTTATATTGTCTTGTTCCAACATTTCATCCAATTGAGTCAACATCTTTAGAGTTTTATTTACTTGCTTAAAGTTGGTAAGTAAACCTCCCAATCATCTCTGTGTAATATAAAAAGCATTAACTCTTCTTGCTGATTCTTTAACAATTTCTGAAATCACTTTATTTTTTGAGGAAACAAACATTATTTCCAGCCCAGATCTAGAAAGATCAAAAAGATAGGAATAAACATCTTTTAGATGTTTAGATGTTTTTTCTAGGTCTATCACATGTCTCCTCTTGTACTTACTAATTAGAAAAGGAGACATTTTAGGATTTCAAAGTCTAGTATTGGCTCCCAAGTGCAAATCAAATTCAACCATCTTTTCTAGAGAAACTAGTTGTCTTTCTTCTTGGTTGATAGTCAATTCTCAGTAACTCTAAATCTTTGTTATAACCAAGTTTAAATTTAAACAGATAAATACTATATAGGTGATTAAAACCTTTATAGTATTTATGCTCTTCCTGAGTGAGAATTTCGTAAGCTATATCTCTCTTGGTTTAACTTGTTTTCTATCTTTAGCTGTAGTAACTCACTTATTCGTTAAACAAAAAGAAGAACGAAGAGAGAACAAGTCAAGAGAATCGGAATTTCATCAAAAGATAGAAAAATTAAATGCTGTTATTGAAGAGCTTAGGGAGAAAGAAATAGAACTACTAGTTAATTTCAGGGGAGATCAACAGCGACTCCAGCAACTAGAAGAAGAGAGTCAACATCAGTTGAATGATTTGGAAGGCTACAAACAAAAATTAGAGGAAATAGAAATTTCTCACAAAGAGCTATTAATTAAGTCTGAGGGAGATAACCAGAGACTTAAGATGTTGGAAAGTTCCAATGCAGAACTATTAATTAAGGCCGAAAATTACTATCAAAAACTTCAAAAATTAGAAGATTCCAACAAAGATTTATCTATTTCTGTTGTAGAAAAAACACAGAAAATTCAACAACTACAAGAGGAAAAAAATAATCAATTAATTGAGATAGAAGATAACAAGAAAAAAATAGAAGTTCTTGAAAAGATCAATCAACAATTATTGATTGAATCAGAGGGCGCTAAGAAATTACAAGAGGTTTCAGTAAATTCCTCAAAATTCTATGAAGAATTTTTGAGTAAAGGATTAGATACAAATCTAGATAATCTTGTTCAATACCAAGACTTTTATAGAGAGTATTTTCAAAAAGTTGAAGATTGGAAACTTCAAATAGACCTAGAGAAAAATAGAGTAAGAGCTGGAAAAATCTATGAAGGAAATTGAGGAGAAAGAATTAGTCAATTATTCAATTCTGGAGAGTTAGACTACATAGATTTAGAAGAGCAACCTAGTTGCTCTAGAGGAGAAAAAGCAGATTACAAATTAGTTTTTAGAAATAGTAGAAATAAACAAAACTCCACAAACAGTATCAGAATCATGATAGAGCTCAAATATTCATTTGGAGATATGAGTTTAGAACAACAATTTAGCAACACTAAAGCTGATTTAAAAAAAGCCTTAGAAGTTGCTAAATATAGTTCAGAGCCTTATCACTTTATCTTTTTAGTTACAAATAGAGAATTTGAGATGGAGGAATATAGTAAGAGTGAAACAATTTGGGTTGTTTCAGACAGAGACTATAGAAAGTTTGGATTAGGTTTAGGAAGATCTGAAGGAGAACCCATTGTTGCAATTATGACTCCAGAAGCTTCTTTTAGGTGGTCTAGAATGCTTTATCTGTTATTCTGATTGGCTCCCACCACTAGAAGAGTAAATGTAGTAAATGATGAAGAAAACTTTGAAAAATTAGATCAAAAGATGGCAGACTTTATAAGAGAGTGTCACAATATGACTTCAGAAGCTGAGGGAGTTTCTCTGGGAATTATTAAAGTTGTAGAGAAATTTCTTGAAGATTTGGATAAAAAATTCAAGCAAATTAAGAATAAGTTATTGAAATCCGAAAAAGCTCTTAATAACGTCAAGGAGAAAAATGTTGCTTTATGGGGAGAATGGAAAACATTGAGTTTAAGTTTTGATGATCAAGATAATTTAATGGCTTTGCCAACATCAGAAGATCAAGAATCCTAGATGTATCCGTATAAAAAGTGGAGAATAGGTTTATTTGGAGGATCTTTTAATCCTCCACATTTAGCACACACTTTATTAGCAAACTTTGCTATTAAGAAATTGAAATTAGATCTTTTGATTTTTA
Above is a window of Mycoplasma ovis str. Michigan DNA encoding:
- the rpsB gene encoding 30S ribosomal protein S2, which gives rise to MTINQEERQLVSLEKMVEFDLHLGANTRLWNPKMSPFLISKYKRRHVIDLEKTSKHLKDVYSYLFDLSRSGLEIMFVSSKNKVISEIVKESARRVNAFYITQRWLGGLLTNFKQVNKTLKMLTQLDEMLEQDNINQQLTKKEIIQLKKKKLKIEKNYDGIKGLTKLPNVLIVFNPINDLIPILEAQKMNIPVVGIVNSNNNPDLINFSIPANNYSPKSIYLLANLLCDAIAEAVGQETLIAYKEDSLINLPEHLEILNVNSSQRQ